A stretch of Ectothiorhodospiraceae bacterium BW-2 DNA encodes these proteins:
- a CDS encoding tRNA 2-thiocytidine biosynthesis protein TtcA — protein MLPVKPPKSIMRQVGRAIADYAMIRDGDRLLLGLSGGKDSLSLLHILAHLRRYAPVRFDLGVVTIDPSIDGFDPSTLKPYLSELNLPYFYQSQTIAADAKEHANEPGFSFCAYCARMKRGMIYSTARQHGYGVIVLAQHLDDLAESFLMSAFHRGQLRTMMAHYTNDQGDLRIIRPLIYVRERQTDAFARQAELPVVPDNCPACFRQPTERQHLKQLLLSEEQHTPTLFKTLLTTMKPLLDGRTH, from the coding sequence ATGTTACCAGTAAAGCCTCCAAAATCCATCATGCGTCAGGTAGGACGCGCCATCGCCGACTACGCAATGATTCGCGATGGTGACCGGCTGCTGCTCGGACTCTCCGGCGGCAAAGACTCGCTATCACTGCTCCATATTCTGGCCCATCTGCGCCGCTACGCTCCGGTTAGGTTCGATTTAGGAGTGGTCACCATCGATCCATCTATCGACGGTTTTGACCCCTCAACCCTCAAACCCTATCTCTCCGAGCTTAACCTCCCCTACTTCTACCAGTCACAAACCATTGCCGCCGACGCCAAAGAGCACGCGAATGAGCCCGGATTCTCCTTCTGCGCTTACTGCGCCCGCATGAAACGGGGGATGATCTACTCTACTGCACGCCAACACGGCTACGGCGTGATTGTATTAGCACAGCATCTGGACGATCTGGCCGAAAGCTTTTTGATGTCAGCCTTTCATCGTGGTCAACTTCGTACCATGATGGCCCACTATACCAACGATCAGGGCGATTTGCGTATTATCCGACCACTCATCTATGTTCGGGAACGCCAAACCGACGCCTTTGCTCGCCAAGCAGAGTTACCTGTCGTCCCCGACAACTGCCCCGCCTGCTTTCGTCAACCGACTGAGCGCCAACATCTCAAACAGCTCCTATTAAGTGAAGAGCAGCACACCCCCACGCTGTTTAAAACCCTGCTCACCACGATGAAACCGCTATTAGATGGCCGTACTCACTAG
- a CDS encoding guanylate kinase, translating to MTTGQLYTVSAPSGAGKTSLLKALRQQDSYAKLSISHTTRLPRPGESDGIDYHFIDHTTFESMVAQGQFLEHAKVFDNYYGTAVESVNRLRAQQADVILEIDWQGARQIKQQLPETLAIFILPPGRDALEQRLRQRGQDSEAIIERRMAEALSESSHYHEGDYLIINDNFDTALTQLQAIFTANRLRTPSQQQRQQSLLRQLLGEQGGEEKI from the coding sequence ATGACCACCGGACAACTCTATACCGTATCGGCCCCCTCAGGGGCCGGCAAAACCAGCTTGCTAAAGGCGCTACGGCAACAAGATAGCTACGCGAAACTCTCCATCTCTCACACCACGCGCCTCCCCCGCCCGGGAGAGAGCGATGGCATCGATTACCATTTCATTGATCACACCACTTTTGAGTCGATGGTAGCGCAGGGCCAGTTTCTCGAACACGCCAAGGTATTTGACAACTACTACGGCACCGCCGTCGAATCGGTTAATCGCCTAAGAGCACAACAGGCCGATGTCATTTTAGAGATCGACTGGCAAGGAGCGCGGCAGATAAAACAGCAGCTACCAGAGACGCTAGCCATCTTTATCCTCCCCCCAGGGCGCGACGCCTTAGAGCAGCGGCTGCGCCAGCGCGGACAAGATAGCGAGGCGATCATTGAACGACGGATGGCCGAAGCGCTAAGCGAGAGCAGCCACTACCACGAAGGCGACTATCTAATCATTAACGATAACTTTGATACCGCCCTAACACAGCTACAGGCGATATTTACCGCTAACCGTCTGCGCACCCCCTCTCAACAGCAGCGGCAGCAGTCACTTCTGCGGCAACTGCTCGGCGAACAAGGGGGGGAAGAAAAAATTTAG
- a CDS encoding lipid A biosynthesis acyltransferase produces MAVLTSALLRLYAVTPLPLAHLLGLLLGVLFYIVPNHHRQISAINLALCFPELSKMLHQWYLLLTLIETGKTLFETPILLLASKTRLRRMVRSVHQQQLADRAIAQQGVVMATFHLGAWEMAGAWCSLHYPMVTLYRPPRQQQLEQLIRDSRARFGARLVTLDSRGIRTSLQALKQGEMIGILPDQDPRQHGNLFAPLFGIDANTMTLYGRLVQKGGAAALFCTAERLSFGRGFRLHFSQPADISATESLAQITAALNRELERQIRTQPTQYQWSYKRFRTRPPDHPPLYP; encoded by the coding sequence ATGGCCGTACTCACTAGCGCACTCCTGCGGCTCTATGCCGTTACACCACTACCGTTAGCTCATCTGTTAGGGCTGCTGCTCGGTGTGCTCTTCTATATCGTCCCCAATCATCATCGCCAAATTAGCGCGATTAATCTAGCACTCTGCTTTCCAGAGCTAAGTAAAATGTTACACCAGTGGTACCTACTTCTTACCCTCATTGAGACCGGCAAGACCCTATTTGAGACCCCAATCCTGCTGCTTGCCTCCAAAACTCGCCTACGACGCATGGTCCGTAGTGTTCATCAACAACAGCTAGCAGATCGGGCGATAGCGCAGCAGGGGGTGGTGATGGCGACTTTCCATTTAGGTGCCTGGGAGATGGCCGGCGCGTGGTGCTCACTCCACTACCCGATGGTGACCCTCTACCGCCCCCCTCGTCAACAGCAACTAGAGCAGCTCATTCGTGACAGTCGCGCCCGCTTCGGTGCCCGCCTAGTGACACTCGATAGTCGCGGTATTCGCACCAGCTTACAGGCATTAAAGCAGGGAGAGATGATCGGCATTTTACCCGATCAAGATCCGCGCCAACATGGCAATCTATTTGCTCCCCTGTTCGGCATTGACGCTAACACCATGACCCTCTATGGACGGCTAGTGCAAAAAGGGGGAGCGGCGGCCCTCTTCTGCACCGCTGAGCGGCTCAGTTTTGGGCGCGGCTTTCGGCTCCATTTTAGTCAACCTGCCGATATCTCGGCCACCGAGTCGCTAGCGCAGATTACCGCCGCCCTCAATCGCGAACTAGAGCGGCAGATTAGAACCCAGCCGACCCAATATCAGTGGAGCTATAAACGGTTCCGCACCCGTCCTCCCGACCACCCCCCTCTCTACCCCTAA